The DNA segment CATGGACAGGTAAATCGCCTGATTTTGTTTCTTCCATAGGGAAAGGCATCGGGTATGCACTGGCTAACTTATTGTTTTTTTGTCCTAAACGGCATGTTTCCATGGTGTTTGAGGATATTACTTCAGAATGTAGACAGAGGGCAGTGGGTACAGACCGGAAAATATTTAATGATTATCTGGAAGGTTTTTATAATGTGAATGGGGAAGAATCACCCACATTTGTGAAGCATTATTTTTTTACCAGATAATTTCTTGTAAGCCTTTGCTCCTTAAGTAGGCATTTGTTTTACTAAAATGCTTGTTGCCTATAAAGCCACGGTGGGCAGACAAGGGAGAAGGATGTGCGGATGTTAAAATGTAATGTTTTGTAGGGTTAATGTAGGCCGATTTCTTGCCGGCATAGGCACCCCATAGAATAAAAACTAGGTTTTCTTTTTCTTGGGCCAATAATTTTATGACGCTATCGGTAAATTTTTCCCAGCCTTGTTTTTGGTGCGATCCGGCTTGGTGGGCTCTGACTGTTAATGTGGCATTTAGAAGTAATACGCCTTGTTTGGCCCATCGTTCCAAATTTCCACTGGAAGGAGGAGGGGTGCCGTAGTCGTTTTTTATTTCTTTAAATATGTTTACCAATGATGGAGGTGTTTTAACGCCCTCGTTAACTGAAAAGCAGAGGCCGTGTGCCTGATTTTCACCATGGTAAGGATCCTGGCCTAATATGACCACTCTGGTCTTGTTGAGTGGGCATAAGTTAAAAGCATTGAATATTTTAGTTGCAGGTGGGAAGATAGTTTGTTTGTCATATTCTTCTCTGACAAATTTACTGAGATTGATAAAATAGGCTTTGTTAAATTCTTCTTTTAACAGATTTTTCCAACCTGCTTCTATTTTTACTTCCATGGGACTCGTTTTTTTACAAAAAAAATAAAAAATGATGAGAAATGCCATTAGTATTTAATTACTTTACATGTTAAACGAAGTTTAAGTCATTTTACCAGATGTATTATAGGGTGTGTTCATGATAAAGTATTTTTGTTTTCTATTTTTATTGTTTTTCTCCACTGTATCTACTATTAATGCAATGGACAGGTATGCTGAACTGGATAGGCTGATAGAAAATGAAAATTTCTTTAATGGCAAGAAGGAACGAAGGTTAGATTCGCTTAAGTCAGAAATTTTGGAGAGACAGGTCAAGGGAAAGGAATGGGAATGCTACCAACTTTATAAAAAGGTGGCGGATGAATATGCTACTTATGTTTTTGATTCGGCCATGTTTTATTTTCGAGGTGCCATCGATTTAGCTTATCGCATGAATCATCAAAAGGCTATTGCCCAGTGTCAGTCGAGCTTTGGTCACTTGTTGGTTTCGGTAGGATACTATAAGGAGGCCATTGATACCTTAAATAAGGTCAGTGTTGATCAGTTACCAGAGGGAGAGCGTCAGGATTATTTTAGTTATAAAGTGAGAGCTTATTATGATTTGGCGGATTATATCAATGATGATTTTTATTCCCCTGTTTATAGGGAAATAGCAGAGGGTTATGTGGATTCGGTTTTAGAATATCGGATGCCAAACTCTGTTCAGCCTTTGATAACCAAAGCTTTGAGGTTTTTAGCTAAGTGGCAGCCCGATTCTGCAGCCTACTATTATACCATGGCCGGGAGAATGCCGCTAAGCATGCACGAGCAGGCTGTAGTTCATTCCTGTCTGGGATATATTTGTATAAGGCAAGGAAAAGATGCTTTGGGAAAAGAGCATCTAATAAAGTCGACCATGGCTGATATTAAAACGGCCACCAAAGAAGCCATATCATTAATGGTGTTGGCCGATTTTCTAATGGAGCATGGCGAAATAGAACGTGCTTATGAATACATTCAAAAGGCAAAGGAGGATGCTGCATTCTTTGGGTCTAAGCAAAGAATGTTACAGGTTGCTGAAATATTTCCGGTCATTGAAGTGGCTAGGTTGTTACAGGAGGAAAAAAAACGACAAAAGGCGGTCAGGTACATTTGGATTGTTTCCGCCTTGGTTATTGTTGTGTTGATTTTTTTATTGTTTGTCTATCGTCAATTGTTTAATCTCCGAAAAATATGGATGGTGATCCAACAAAATAATAAGGAGCTAAAGGTTTTGAATGTTCGACTTAAGGAGGCCAATAAAATAAAGGAGCGGTATATTGGTCACTTTTTTAATATGGGATCGCTGTTTGTTGGTAAGTTGGAAGATGTTTCCAAGTCCTTAAATACCTTACTGGTTTCAAATGATCCCCATAAACTTAAAGCCATACTAAAAACAATTAACCCCAAAAAAGAGCGAGATGAACTGTTTCATAACTTTGATGAGGTCTTTTTAAAACTCTTTCCCTCTTTTATTCAGGAGGTGAATGAATTGGTAGAAGCCAAAAATAACTATGTTTTACGATCCGGCCAGCTCCTAAATACTGAATTAAGAATTTTGGCTTTGATCCGGCTTGGGGTCGAGGACAATGAAACCATGTCGCAAGTACTTGGTGTATCCATCAATACCATCTATACTTATAAAACCAAAGCGAGAAATAAGTCTGCCCTCTCTGCTGAATTGTTTTTCGAAAGACTTAAGGCTATCAAATCTGATCGCTAATACCTCCTTGGGATTATTCCTGTTTGTCAATTTCAACATCTCAATCCGTGTTTTTGCTAGGATGACATACTAGAATTATTGTAATATGTTTTGTTGTACATTCCTGACACTTGTTATATAGTGGCTGCAAGAAAACTACTGTTTTTTCTGTCTTTGATAAGAAAGCTTCAAAGACAAGGCTTTCGATATTTTTGAAACCAAGGAGTTTACTGATTGTAAATGACTGTTTCAAAAATGAGAATAACGCAGTATTTGGAGTTTTCTTGCAAAGACTATATATGACAAGTGTCAGGAATGTAGCTGTGGTGTGATTTGTGTTAAAATATGTAATGATTTTGTTTGGTATTTATTATGCAAATAATAGTATAAAAAATAAGGGGTATGGTTCTGAGAAAATACAAACTGATACGAAATGGATCTAAAAAATAGAGGTCTATTTTGTTTCCATTGAAAAATATTGTATTTTTGATTTTGGATTATGACGATTTGAGTATAATAGATTATTATTTGAATGTATCTGTAAGTTTTAATTATTAAAAAATAATCCTAAAAAGTAGATGAATTATTAATTGCAATAAATATTGGCTATTTGTGTAAGAAGAGTGTTCCCCCACTGGTGTAAGTAGCTAACCTTTAAAGTAAAATAATTGAAAATAATCAACAAAAACCGTTTAATCGATGCGTGATGAGAATGAAGATACTTAAGTAATAGATTGGTCGTTTATGGAATGAACAGTCCATTGCTTTTTCTATGTAAAATAGATTTTTAGAAAAATAGCAATAGAGTATTTTATTACTATTTCAAAAATTGCATTGTCTTTTTTAAATATACATTTATTAATTTAACCTTTTGTTTTATGCGGAAATTAGCATTATTTCTGTCTATGGTTCTTTTTTTAGGCCTACAGACTTTAAATGCCCAAACAAAAGCTATTTCCGGAAAAGTTGTCGACAATTACGGCGACCCGATTCCGGGAGTATCTATTATTGTTAAGGGAACAACCTCAGGGACAGTTTCTCGTCCAGATGGATCTTACTTATTGAATGTGCCTCAGGATGCCGAAATCATTGTATTCACATTCGTTGGGATGGAAACCAAGGAGATCATGATTGGTGATCGGTCTAGTATTAATGTAATGCTCGCATCGAGTGCTATTGATGTAGATGAAGTAGTTGTAACTGCGCTGGGAATATCCCGAGAAAAGAAATCATTGGGGTATGCATCACAAGGTGTGTCTGAAGATGATTTGATGGCTGCGAATGATGTAAATGCCATCGCTTCTTTATCTGGTAAAGTAGCGGGTTTAAGTGTTTCTGGTCAAAATTTTGCTGGATCGCAGAATATATTGATTAGGGGAGCTAGCTCCTTTAGTGGAAACAACCAACCTTTATTTGTAGTTGATGGGGTGCCTATCAGTAATGAGGGTTTTAATGATGTTGAAACACAAAGTGGTGGCGGTGGATATGACTATGGTTCAATGGTCGCTGACTTGAACTCATATGACATTGCCAATGTTGAGGTGCTTAAGGGAAGTGCGGCATCTGCTCTTTACGGTAGTAGGGGGCAGAATGGTGTGATCATGATTACAACCAAGTCAGGCAGAAAAGGTAAAAAAACTTTTTCTGTGGACATTAATTCTGGCGTTACCATTGATAGGGTAAGTATTTTGCCCGAACTACAAGATAAATATGGTGGTGGTTACGGTGGTTTTGGTTCAACAACAATCGATGGCGTGGAGTATCAAACAGTAAGTTATGCTGTCGATGAAAGCTGGGGGCCTAAATTCGAAGGCCAGGATGTTCTGCATTGGTGGGGTATTGCTGATTATGAGCAAGGTCTTACGAGTGCTCCTGTCACCGGGAAATGGGAGGCTTCGAAAAATGATGTGGAAGATTTTTACGAAACAGGCATTACTTATCAAAATAGTATTAACGTTGTTAGTACTTCCGAAAATTCGGCATTACGTATTGGTTATACCAATATTTCGATGGAAGGAATTGTTCCAAATTCTAAACAGAATAAAAACACCTTCAATATTAATGGAAATACTTCTGTGTTAGATGGATTCGTGGAACTTAATTCCAATGTTACATTTGTTCATACAGATACCAAAGGTCGTCCACAGTTTGGTTATGGAGATAATTCTCAATCGCAAAAATTCTTTCAATGGGGACAACGTCAGTTGGACATGGATAAGTTGAAAAACTATGCGAACCCTGATGGAACCAATAGAACATGGAACCGTACTTCTGCGAGTGATGCAACACCTAAATATTCTGATAACCCCTATTGGACAGCCTATAAGAATTATCAGGACGATGATAGAACTCGTATTTTTGGAACGGTAGGTGGTAAAATTAACTTGACTGATTATTTATCAGCTTCTGGTAATGTTTACTTAGATACTTATACGTTTAACGCGCGCGAAAGAGTTGCTATTGGTTCTCAGGCACAATCTATGTTTAAACAAGTTCAACGCCAGGCCATAGAAACAAATTATGAAGGAAAATTAAATTTCCAAAAAAGATTTGGAGACTTGGATGTTTTAGGATTTGTAGGAGGCAATATCCGGAAAGAAAATTATTCTCGTTTCGAAGGAGAAACAGACGGTGGTCTGGTAATTGATGGTCTGTATAACCTGAATAACTCTGCGAATCAGCCTATCTTGGATGATTACGATAGAGAGAAGCGAGTGAATAGTTGGTTTGGAATGGCCAGTGTGGGCTATAAAAGTTTTGCTTACCTAGAAGCAACCTATCGTACCGATTATGATTCTACATTGCCGGAGGAACATAATGAATATAGTTATGCATCAGTTTCCGGAAGTGTTATCTTGTCTCAGTTATTGAAATATAGCTGGATGAATAATCTTAAAGTACGATTGAACTATGGTGAAACAGGTAATGGTACTGACCCTTATCAAGTATATAATACTTATGAAATAAGTGATCCTTTTCAAGGGAATCCACAGTTTACAAATCTGGATCGTTTAAAAAATGAGAACTTGAAACCAGAGTTAACACAAGAGGTGGAATTCGGTGTTGAAGGTTCTTTCTTGCATAATAGAGCCGGGTTTGATTTTACCTACTATACTAGGGATACAGAAAACCAAATTGTTCCAGTAGAAGTTTCTGGGTCTACAGGTTATATTGAGCAGGTGATTAATGCTGGTTTGATAAATAATAGAGGTATTGAATTAATGGTTTATGGTACGCCGCTTAAAGTTGGAGACTTTAGTTGGGAGTTGGGTATCAACTACGCTAAAAATACCAATGAGGTAAAAGAACTTCCTGCATCATTAGGTGGTAAATTACAGTTGGCAAGTGCTCCTTTTGGAGGCGCCTACATTAATTCGGTAGAAGGAAAAACATTCCAGGAATTATATGCTTATGACTTTGTTTATGATGATAATGGCAATAAAGTAATTAATTCTGAAACCGGATTTTATGAAATGGGTGATTTACAATCCATGGGATCGGTATTGCCTGATTATACAGCTGGTCTTAAAAGTACATTCCGATATAAGAATATAGATTTGGGTGTGTTGATCGATATGTCTAAAGGAGGAAAATATTACTCTTTAACAAATATGTGGTCTATGTACTCGGGTATGGCCGAGGCGACTGCAACAGCTACCTCAAATGGAAACACGATTCGTGAGGATGGACTTGTGTTGGATGGAGTTGTTGATAAGGGTAATGGATATGAAGAAAATGATATGCATTTAAGTGCCATTGATTATGGTGAATATCATTATCATGGCTATGATACACCTAGTGCAACAAGTGTATTTGATGCAGATTATGTGAAACTTCGTGAGGTGACTATTGGTTATACTTTGCCTAAAGTTGTTGATGTTATTAAATCAATCAGGGTTTCTGCCTATGGAAGAAATCTTGCGATTTGGGGATTAGATAATAAAGGTATAGATCCAGAGACCATTGTTGGAGGTAATGGAAATATTCAAGGACTAGAAGGAGGTATCGTTCCTGGAAGCAAATCGTATGGTTTCAATGTTCAAATTAAATTTTAATTATAAAGCAACAACTATGAATAAAATAAAATATATCATTGTTATTCTGGTGGCTATAGTAACATTTTCTTGCGATGTGGATTACTATGGAAGTCCGAACGAACCAGAAGTAGCACCTACCTATGGAATAATGAATAGGGTGCAGAAAAGATTGATGGATGATACCCGTGATGAATGGTTTTCCGGCAGAATGTCTTTGTTATGGGTTCAGTATTGGAACCAAACAGCTTATACCGAGGAGGATCGATATCAGTATAGAGAAACGGTTAATAAAGCAGGTTGGGAAGACTTGTATAAAAACGCGCAGGATTTAAGGGATATTATTGAGCTGAATACGAGCGAGGCGACAAAAGATGCTATGGCAGCATACGGACCTAATGAAAATCAGATTGCGGCTGCTCGTATAATGCTTGTTTATATTTATCAAATAGCCACAGAGATGTGGGGCGATGTACCCTATTATTCTTATGGAAATGATGATGAAACATTTCAGGCAAACTCAATCAAGGATGCTGGCATTACAACACCGGCCTATGCTAAGCAGTCTGCTATCTATGCTGATATGCTTAAAGAGTTGGATGAGGCTCAGGCAATGATTATGCTTGATGAAAATATGATTGATGGTGATAATTTCTATGGTGGTGATGCTGTTCAATGGAAAAAGTTTGCAAACTCATTAAGATTGAGAATTGCGAACCGTGTGAAGGATGTGTATCCGGACGCATTAAACCATATGTCATCAGCTATTGCAGCAGGTGTAATGGAGAGTAATGCGGATAATGCCGGAGTGGCTTATGAAAATACTTCATTAAATGGGGCGCCTATGTATCGTGCCTTTTATGTGGAAAACAGAATAGATTTTGCTCCTTCCTGGTCTTTTGTTGAGTTGTTGCAAGGGGAAAGAGGTCCGTTTGTGGCTGATCCGCGCTTGGATATCTTTGTGGATGATAATGAAGATGGATTTAAAGTAGGTATTCCTTTGACGAGTAATAACGGAGAAGTAGGTGGTTTTGTAAAAGAGTCGCTTCCTGGAGCTGCCATTCTAGCTGCAGATTACACTGAAATTTATATGGAGTATGCCGAAGTTTGTTTTATTCTGAGTGAATATAATGGTTGGGATCAAACTTGGTATGAAATGGGAGTAAAAGCCTCCATGTCGAGATGGGGAGTTGATGCTGCTGCAATCGATGCTTATGTAGCTGCTTTACCTCCAGCGAGTGAAGAAACAGTCTTAACTCAAAAGTATATTGCCCTTTATATGCAACCAATGGAGGCATGGAGTGAATACAGAAGAACTGGTTATCCTAACACGCTTATTAAGCCCAATGAAACATACGATTATACTTATCTGGTGAAAGATGACCTTGGTATTGTAAGTGAGGTAACAGAAAAGTATACTTATGGTGTGGGGAGTTTATCATCAGATGTGCCCAATAGGGTTAGTTACTTGCTCAACGAATACAGTGTAAATAAAGCGAATGTTGAAGCTGCAAAATCTTCTATGGGCGGAGATGAAATCACTACTAAAATGTGGTGGCAAAATTAATGTGTTTATTAAATATTGATAATATGAAAAATAAATTAATATACGGCTTGTTTTCTTTGGTGTTCTTGTTGGCTGCATGCGACGATGACGATAGTAACGAGTTTTTTGAATCCGCAACGGTTTCTATTGATGTGTCAGAGGTTACTATATTTGATAGTCCTTTTGATATTGAGTTAACAGTGTCGAACCCTGGCGTTGATATGTTGACTTTAACGGGAGGAGAATTGGTGAGTGAGGAGCTGAGCGTTGAGGATATGTCTGCTTCAAAGAGTCTTTCTGCACTCGATTTTGGAGGATATTGGAAGGCAGATTCATCTCTTGTGTTGACTACTACTATTGACTTCGATTCTTACATGAGCACTTCGCAGCACTCTATTGATGTGGTGGATGCTATTGCAGCAACTGGAGGTGATATGATTTATGAATATGATTCTGTTTATAGTCGTGTTTCTTTTGATGTTGAAACAATGTTTAATGATATAGAGTCTATCGTTGTTGAGAAAAAAGTAATCACAAGTGTTGATGCAGATCCTGCGTTTGTAGAGATGGAAAGCAAGTCAGCAATGATGACATATATGTTTAAAGACTCTGTGTATGGGGTGGACTTTAATTTGGAGGATACTATCGTTTATAAGATTACCGCCATGTCGGGTGCTTATATGGAAACGAAGATGATTGAGATTCCGGTGGGCGCTCAGTCTTTAGTAGTTGAAGATCCAGGTGTCTTATCTGATTCAAAGGATTCATTTGAATTAGTGAAAGACGCGGGTGAAATTACATTTACATCTACTGATATAAGCAGGGGTTTTACATCTTCAGATGTAGCGTTTGTGAAGGTTGAAATAGGAGATGAGTTTGAAACTGAGGAAGATGTTTATAATTTGTCGAAAGTGGTAGATGTAGTGGAAGCTGCTAGCTTGGTTTCTTCTGTAGATAATGTAGTTATTGGAGAGATGTATGCCTATAAGTTTGATTATATGGGCAATGTGATGTATGGAGTATTGACTGTTTCTGAAGTTACTTCTACTGTTATTGGCGATGATGAAAATTCAATCACTTTCTCTTATTCACAAGCCGTGAAATATGAGAAAGATAAATAAAACAACTAAGGCTGTGGTGGGACACAGCAGACTAAAGGTTTAGTTGTGTGAGTGGGGCAGATCCAATGGGGTCTGCCCTTATTTTTTTTTATGGTATTCTTTTTAATGGATTTGTGTTTGGTCTTTGTTTGTATTTCGTCACTTTATTTTTACATCAATACCACTTACCATTAGTATAACCTCGTTGGCTTTCTGTGCTATGTACTGGTTCATCCATCCTTGTAAGTCCGTAAACTTCCTTTGTATCTCATTTTCAGGCATGCCACCTAGCCCGATCTCGTTGGTGACAATGATGAAATGGGCATCTTGTTTCAGGAGAGCATCAAATTCTTTTTGTGCCTGAGACAGCGATAGGTCA comes from the Saccharicrinis fermentans DSM 9555 = JCM 21142 genome and includes:
- the ung gene encoding uracil-DNA glycosylase, whose product is MEVKIEAGWKNLLKEEFNKAYFINLSKFVREEYDKQTIFPPATKIFNAFNLCPLNKTRVVILGQDPYHGENQAHGLCFSVNEGVKTPPSLVNIFKEIKNDYGTPPPSSGNLERWAKQGVLLLNATLTVRAHQAGSHQKQGWEKFTDSVIKLLAQEKENLVFILWGAYAGKKSAYINPTKHYILTSAHPSPLSAHRGFIGNKHFSKTNAYLRSKGLQEIIW
- a CDS encoding DUF6377 domain-containing protein — translated: MIKYFCFLFLLFFSTVSTINAMDRYAELDRLIENENFFNGKKERRLDSLKSEILERQVKGKEWECYQLYKKVADEYATYVFDSAMFYFRGAIDLAYRMNHQKAIAQCQSSFGHLLVSVGYYKEAIDTLNKVSVDQLPEGERQDYFSYKVRAYYDLADYINDDFYSPVYREIAEGYVDSVLEYRMPNSVQPLITKALRFLAKWQPDSAAYYYTMAGRMPLSMHEQAVVHSCLGYICIRQGKDALGKEHLIKSTMADIKTATKEAISLMVLADFLMEHGEIERAYEYIQKAKEDAAFFGSKQRMLQVAEIFPVIEVARLLQEEKKRQKAVRYIWIVSALVIVVLIFLLFVYRQLFNLRKIWMVIQQNNKELKVLNVRLKEANKIKERYIGHFFNMGSLFVGKLEDVSKSLNTLLVSNDPHKLKAILKTINPKKERDELFHNFDEVFLKLFPSFIQEVNELVEAKNNYVLRSGQLLNTELRILALIRLGVEDNETMSQVLGVSINTIYTYKTKARNKSALSAELFFERLKAIKSDR
- a CDS encoding SusD/RagB family nutrient-binding outer membrane lipoprotein → MNKIKYIIVILVAIVTFSCDVDYYGSPNEPEVAPTYGIMNRVQKRLMDDTRDEWFSGRMSLLWVQYWNQTAYTEEDRYQYRETVNKAGWEDLYKNAQDLRDIIELNTSEATKDAMAAYGPNENQIAAARIMLVYIYQIATEMWGDVPYYSYGNDDETFQANSIKDAGITTPAYAKQSAIYADMLKELDEAQAMIMLDENMIDGDNFYGGDAVQWKKFANSLRLRIANRVKDVYPDALNHMSSAIAAGVMESNADNAGVAYENTSLNGAPMYRAFYVENRIDFAPSWSFVELLQGERGPFVADPRLDIFVDDNEDGFKVGIPLTSNNGEVGGFVKESLPGAAILAADYTEIYMEYAEVCFILSEYNGWDQTWYEMGVKASMSRWGVDAAAIDAYVAALPPASEETVLTQKYIALYMQPMEAWSEYRRTGYPNTLIKPNETYDYTYLVKDDLGIVSEVTEKYTYGVGSLSSDVPNRVSYLLNEYSVNKANVEAAKSSMGGDEITTKMWWQN
- a CDS encoding SusC/RagA family TonB-linked outer membrane protein, translated to MRKLALFLSMVLFLGLQTLNAQTKAISGKVVDNYGDPIPGVSIIVKGTTSGTVSRPDGSYLLNVPQDAEIIVFTFVGMETKEIMIGDRSSINVMLASSAIDVDEVVVTALGISREKKSLGYASQGVSEDDLMAANDVNAIASLSGKVAGLSVSGQNFAGSQNILIRGASSFSGNNQPLFVVDGVPISNEGFNDVETQSGGGGYDYGSMVADLNSYDIANVEVLKGSAASALYGSRGQNGVIMITTKSGRKGKKTFSVDINSGVTIDRVSILPELQDKYGGGYGGFGSTTIDGVEYQTVSYAVDESWGPKFEGQDVLHWWGIADYEQGLTSAPVTGKWEASKNDVEDFYETGITYQNSINVVSTSENSALRIGYTNISMEGIVPNSKQNKNTFNINGNTSVLDGFVELNSNVTFVHTDTKGRPQFGYGDNSQSQKFFQWGQRQLDMDKLKNYANPDGTNRTWNRTSASDATPKYSDNPYWTAYKNYQDDDRTRIFGTVGGKINLTDYLSASGNVYLDTYTFNARERVAIGSQAQSMFKQVQRQAIETNYEGKLNFQKRFGDLDVLGFVGGNIRKENYSRFEGETDGGLVIDGLYNLNNSANQPILDDYDREKRVNSWFGMASVGYKSFAYLEATYRTDYDSTLPEEHNEYSYASVSGSVILSQLLKYSWMNNLKVRLNYGETGNGTDPYQVYNTYEISDPFQGNPQFTNLDRLKNENLKPELTQEVEFGVEGSFLHNRAGFDFTYYTRDTENQIVPVEVSGSTGYIEQVINAGLINNRGIELMVYGTPLKVGDFSWELGINYAKNTNEVKELPASLGGKLQLASAPFGGAYINSVEGKTFQELYAYDFVYDDNGNKVINSETGFYEMGDLQSMGSVLPDYTAGLKSTFRYKNIDLGVLIDMSKGGKYYSLTNMWSMYSGMAEATATATSNGNTIREDGLVLDGVVDKGNGYEENDMHLSAIDYGEYHYHGYDTPSATSVFDADYVKLREVTIGYTLPKVVDVIKSIRVSAYGRNLAIWGLDNKGIDPETIVGGNGNIQGLEGGIVPGSKSYGFNVQIKF